From the Caloenas nicobarica isolate bCalNic1 chromosome 2, bCalNic1.hap1, whole genome shotgun sequence genome, the window cttttttttttcctccctctgtttTCCCTCTGCCTGTGAACAAGCCAGCTTTTacagtgttttttttctttattttgatagTGCCTCCTATTAACTGGTTCCTAGTCAGTCTTGCAAGGAAATTTGCCAGAGACTTATAGCTTTTGCTCAGCAAGTGGCAGTGCTCTGACCTGGTGGAGAAAAGTCAACTCTGATTTGTATTCTAGTTTGAATAGAAACTTGAGTTCAGTTCCCGCTCAGTGATGACAAAGTCCCAGATAACTGTGCACTTAGTGCACATGCAAGAGTCCAAAGTCAAAACAGAGCACTGAGGGATTCTCAGCGCCTTGAGAGGATTTGAGGAAcaactgaaaatgcaaagaacatTCCTTACTTTTGCAGTAAAGCAAGAGTGTAAACAACACTATTCTCActggttcttttcttttttcaggtttATACTATCAACCTGGAATCTCGTTATTTACTAATACAAGGAGTTCCTGCATTAGGTGTTATGAAGGAATTAGTTGAACAATTTGCATTATATGGTGCCATTGAAGAGTATCATGCTCTAGATGAATATCCAGCAGAACAATTTACTGAGGTTTATCTTATAAAATTCCAGAAACTGCAATGCGCAAGGTATTGGACAGGGCAATATCTGCCTCTTGCTGTCTTAATCTTTTATTTACAATCTGTTAAAATACTAGAAAGTTGAAGTAAAATCCTCAGTTTTGCCAATACAATTTAATTCTCTTCAGGGTggccaagaaaaaaatggacGAACGAAGTTTCTTTGGTAGTTTGCTGCATGTGTGCTATGCTCCAGAATTTGAAACAGTCCAAGAAACTAGGGAGAAGTTGCAAGACAGAAGAAAGTATATAGCAAAAGCAACAAATCAGAGAGGTTTGTAATTAAATTTCCTATAGAATCTGAACATCTCACTTCAGGGGTGGGCGGGGTTTTAGTTAAAGTGaactatttcctttttgttttcttttcaaaatgttatcaGAAATGTCAAGCACTGACAGGAATTCTAGGATCATCTTTTCACCCTTGTTCTAGCTTATTCAGGCTTGCCCAAAGGGACAGTTTGTAAGGAAGGTGACTATACCAGAACtttcaacaaaaaaattccCCCAGCATATCTGTTGGCACTGGAGGAATGCTGAGAATGCCTGGGGTTCACGAAGGCTGCTGTACTGCAGGGTTCCGGGCAGCACTGAAGGCTGAGCAAGCTGAGAAATAAACAAATGGCCAAGCACAGGCTACtcctttttgtgcttttgtaCTTCGGTATCATTACCCGTTGCATGAGGATATTTAAAGGGAgtaaaataattgatttttttttttaacatcaaaaCACCTGATTTTTCAATTTTGCAAGACAGCCTATCCTTGAAATCATAACTGGAATTAAAAATCATTGATTTGCAATATTGGAAATCTTCTCTTTGTGttctcagagctgctgaagTTCTTCTGCTCAGGCATTCCTCTCAAACCAGCAGAGGGGCTAGGCTGGAAAACTTTAGTTTGAAAGGTGCCACTTAGgaaaaaagaatcacagaaaggtgGTTGGGAATGAAATATCACTGGTATTGCTTCTCTAATTGTATtacatgttttttcttatttttatgacATAAAATAGTAAtgctacttttttcttcttttaaagattGCTTTGTGTTAAAGAAAGCAGAGGGGCCTAAGAAGACAATCTCAAAGAACTCTGAGGGTGGCTGTCCGTGCAGTATGTCAGGATCACAGGCAACTGGTAACTGGGGTCCATCCTGCTTTACAATTTCTCACGGGGTGTCCCACAACACAGGGCACCCATCTGGGAATCAGCATCAGAGCCTGTTCACACTTCCCCAGGATGATAATGGTTGTGCTGAAACTTCTGGGTACTTTGGTCAAAACACATCCCTAACTGGAAGCGTACATCCAGGGGGACGTACTCCACCGACTCCTTTAATGCAGCAAAGAACAGTTCAGATTGATAACGGAATCGAGAGGTTTATGCCTCGTACAACTCACCTGCAAGAACGtaagaggaagagggaagaaggTAACAAATTTTCCCTCATTGGAACAAACGCAGACAATACTGAGGTCATTATTGGTCCACAGCTACCAGAAATACCTAAAGTGGACATGGATGACGACTCATTGAATACTTCAGCTACGTTAATTCGAAGTAAACTGAAAGAGGTATGGATTCTGAAAATTctgatgttttcatttcaaacatACATATTATGTGCTTGTTATCCACAGAGACCCTAAGATAATTCAACATTTATTCAGTATTATCAGTTTATTTGCCACTTAAAGCTAGCTTTCTTACTACTTAACTCTTCCATAATGCAGAATATTGCAGGCGGTTCTACTCCATGCCTCTTACGCCACCCTTCAGAAAGTATAAATGTCACTGCATGGTCCTAACTGATTTTTAGTAAACTGCACTTTTTTCCATCTGGGGAGGCATGATAACTTTGGCAGTAATAATAAAGTCAGGGTTCAATTAAATTTTGCTCCAACACTTCTTATGGCATTAAGACATGTACAGAACCACAAATTCTATGCTGAGAAGCATGTCCTTTTATGGAGGATATTAATCAATCAGCAGGTGAAACACTCCTGAGATAACTTTCCATTTAAATTAAGATATGAAAATGCTCCCTTGACTATGACTAACTGGTCTGTTTTGAAAGAGCTGTTCTTCAGTCAAATTTAGAAATAAGCACCCCTTATATTAAGTACATTTCCAAAATATGTGTCAAAGCACacatttttgctttcccttgctGAAGTACCTGAGTTTAAAAAGGATACTAAACCTTTAAAATGCCTCTGGTAGGGAGAGGTGTGATATGTAACACTCTGTTGCTGAGTATCTGAAATCAGTTTGTGGggttaaaatacaaaaatggtACTGCTATTTCCTAAGTTTCACCTCTGTTGTGTTTAATGCTTCCgttggtgttattttttttccctttttctgcaggaaaatacaaaccaaatgGGATTATAGTAATATATCCCTCCCACTACTCAGATGTTGGAGACATGGCCTTACTTTAAaactagcattaaaaaaaagtgcttacagtttattaagattttttttcctgttttaggTAGCAGATTCTGTTTCAAGAACGTCTGTGGAAAAGCCAGAGAGTGGCTCAGCCAAACCACTTGTAAAGCAGAGAAGAAGAATATAGATACTGCTGGCAGCATCTTCCAACACTCCTTTTATAAAGGATAtagtttaaaatttttttaatgtaaaagataattttataCTGTAAACAGTTCCTTGTTAAAAATTGAATCAATTTGTTTCTTGAAATGAACAAACCAGCATAATAGATTATTCTCACAATCTATCCTGCGTACCTCATGCTATATTTCATAACTCATTGAAGAACTATAGGTAGAGTAATAGAAGTAAATTCTATTTATTTAGTAGCTTTTACAGTAAAGGAATACGGAAACTTATAGCTTCAAGTTGCTCTGGTTTTTATTGTACCATGAAGAATGGTGAAGAAAAAACCTCTTACACTAGTGTTCCACTTCGAGTTACAGTTTACGAATTTTGCAGAAAGTTTTCTGTTCAAATGCCATACTGctctgtttaattaaaaaaaaaaaggaaaaaataaattaaccaAAAGATTTAAATGCAACTGAAAAAGATGCTAAACTGAAATCTGTAAGCAGTGACAGTCCTCTTGCTTTTTAGCTTAGAAAATGTAAATTCCATAGTATGAATGTCATCACTGAGAGACCAGTCAGAACATTCAAAGTTATAACTGAAGGGGAAATTCAGTTGTAACTGCTCAGCAGTGGTAATGTCTGAGCAAGGAATGAGCCAGCACGGGGGGCAGGGCGGCCCAGCTGCAGGAGTTAAACTGGCTGGAAGCAGGAATGGCAGAGACTGGGATGACTTAACGTGCAAGAGAGAAATTTCCCCTCGTGATGAGAGAAATATCCGCAGCGTTGTGTAGAGTGGGAGCACTCAGGGGCCACCTCTGGGCAGcggagctggtgctggggggacgatccagggctgggctgaggtgcCCCACACCGACGCTCACGGGATGGGTTCTGGTGCAAGCAGGCACAAGGAATTGGCTCGTGGCGCATCTTTGCAGACTCCTTGTAGAACTGCTTATGGTGGTAGGACTCccatcagtttttaaaaaatatattttaagtacaAATGAGTGTTTAATTTGTGTCAAGGGGTAACATTAAAGTTGCCCAACATGACCCCACTGGGAGATCTAGTAAATTAGGGGTTTGCTTCATGTAAAGCTCATAGCTGAAATGTATGTATTGCTTTTAGGGCTTGAAAGGATATATAAACAGAGTTCTCTTTCACCAGTGAAACTGGAGACCTAGTAAAAAGGCAACAGTTGGGCAGGGTACAGAACAGAAGGCACCAATACAAGCAAGAAACAAGCTGAGTTTTCCCCCCTCTTGCCAGGATTAGCCTGAACCGTGTACCTGCTTTATCaccaacacaaagaaaacaagtcaCTTTTCTGTGCTGATCAGTGAACATAATTTTGttcagaagtgttttaaaaCCTTTTCACTGGTGTAAGAACTAGAGTGCTTACCTGGGTTTTCCCAAAGTCTTTTGACAGCCTGCCAGGAGAAGTCTGGCATTTTGGAAacagctgcaaagcagctgaCATGATATGATACAGCCTGCAATCGTGGCTACAAGGCTCCTTCTTCCTGTCCTCAGCACATCGggcagctgagctggcaggaaCTGGAGGTTTCCAGCAAATGAAAACTTGCTGTGTTCTCGGCAGTCTTAcacatgttttctgtttgtaggAATCACTGCAtgtatttcagaattttgtggttttcatcTCTATGAAGGCATgactttcagtattttaaaatgacatgcAGTTCAAATAGAATAATGATTATtggattaggaaaaaaattataagagCAGGACTGCTCTTCACAGTTGAACTTAACACTGAGGAAATGAGGTTGTTCTAATTtaccatcttaaaaaaaattccaattttAATTATTGTAGATGTATTGCTAATAAATAAAGCCCAGTTAGATGTAATTAAAAAACGAGCAGTGCCGCACTCTGAGATGAAGAACACTCtcaaggtggttttttttggaaagtCACCAGCCTCTCCCAAAAGAGGCTAAAAGTGAGGTGATGGCAGTGGTGCCAGTggcactgaagaaagaaaaagttgaaTTCCTAAAGAGCTTTTGGATAAACAATTCAAAGAATGGTCTCATTTTCTTATTCTGAGAGGGTGCTCACTGAGGACCGTTCATTACATTGCTGCCTGAGGTATGTTCTACCCTGGTACCAGTGTTTGTACCAGGGAACATCAGCACTGTGAGAGGCAGATATGAACTCAGCATATGCGTATCTCACAACCGAAGCAATTATCAGTTGACTTCAGCAGGCCCCATGTAATGACAGTTAATACCGTAATACATATATCTCCTCACCAATAGCACAGAAAGTattgcacattttttaaaaaactcaagGCTGATGTACCTTTATGTCTGGCAAACATGGTCCAAAGGCTTCCAAGAGAAGATTTTCATCTCTGACTGCTTTTTCAAAGTCTGCAAAAGAAAGCTTGCCATCTTCATCATGGTCCTACAAAAGGAAGAGAACTCTTCAGCAAAGGATGATTACTTGTACtaattgtatttttgtttaacaGGTGTTTTATTGGCATGGATTCTATTTTTAGTTTGACGTATGCAGAAATCATTTTCTTTGGGCCATTAGTCTCTGCTCAGGCAATATCTGTATCATCTGCTTCTACAAAAAGCATAAAAGGTGGAGCAAGCTCAACTATCATCTCTCATGGCTTTGCTAACAGAATTCCAGAGAAGGCAAACTTTAATATGGAAAGAGGCTGAGCTGAGAAGTGCATGGACAAATCTCAAGCACAGAAATAGATTAAAAGTAGGAGACTTAAAAGTAGGTGATGATGTTAGGATATATTCTGTATATGTACTTATATCATGAGTGCATCTACACCCTATTCATGAGACTGGACATACTTTACCCTTGTGGTTTTCATTCTCGTGTTTTTAGTACTTTGGCAATTTAAAAACCTCCTATTTCTACTCACGTGACAGcttaaaaaacaccaaaaaggGTTCTAGTGAGCGTAAGCACTTTTTTAAACTATATCAAATAAAGGCTTTAAGTAAAGATACATGGGTGGATATGACTAGTGTTCAAGGCAGAGGGTGAAGATGAAAGCCATGGAACCAGTGCAGCTGGTGCACACGCAGGGAGCGCAGGTTCTAACGGCCAGAAAAGCCGGGGCGAGGAGCTGTGCAGAGATTTCTGAACAGGAACACCGGCTGTTGGGTGCTTGAGAGGGACACTCCTCAGCACAAAGGAAGGCAGGAGCATGTTCATTACCAATATTTTTAAGTATGAAAATGGTTATCATGGGACTGGATGTACGCTTCGTCACGATGTAGTTGTACCTACAGGCAATTGctcaaaaagtattttttttctcctttgagtGATGCACtccacaaatgcatttttgaatATCAAATCATTAGTTGTTTAGTTATTTGATATGGACAGCAATCAGAAATATCCTACTCAGACAACTGCCCAGCCACCAAATTGGGTCTGGACATTCTTCAAACGAGTGTAAGAGCTTTCTTTTTATGTAACAGGATTATACACATGATTAGCTTACATATGTTCTTGCATATATGAAGATTTCGTTATGCTTGTGCGTGGACTAGCACAGCCCACTTACCAGCTGGCCAGACATGAGGGTATTCATTTTGGCTGCAACCTGCAGGAGAGCTGAGTGTGTACATGCTCCAAAGATTAACAAGTTGCTGAGCCGGAGCTTGCTTTCTGTGTGAGACTAGGCTCAGCACTGTCAAGGGTAAGAGGGACCTTTCAGCTGAGGGTGTGCAAAATGGGTGGgtttgagaaacagaaaacacatggTTAAATAAAAGGAGCTGGAATTCAAGACCTTGTTTTAAGTGAGATTTGTGAACGCCACCATAGGAGGGGAGGTTATATTTCTTGATTCAATGAAAATGTTGAGAGACAGTCCCTGGCTGATCTGGATATGCCAGATCAATCACGGCAACACAAATTTTATGTTGATAACCCTGAGGTTACTAGTCTAATAGAATATATAAATTCAACTAAGACATTTCATGATCAATTGATAAAACTCAAATGTACTTAATAATAAAGCTACTGCAGATGCCTAACACTggaataaatacaaattatgcttttgaattttccatttttgacTGGGCATGCATATGTGTGTATGCATACCTACGCATGCTAGTTTATACATAAAGTTTATAACGcattcacaaaataaattaacagtTTTATGAGAGGATACTGGACTGGGACTCATTAGATCTAGATTATATTTCTGGCTTTCTGTAGGTGACTCGTTTATCTCAAGTGTGTAACTAACCCCATGGCTCAGAATCCCACTGTAAAGCAGTCACGGTATTTAGTTACCTCTGGAATGTTCTGAGGTTCAGTTAATGAATATTTGAAAGATGCTCAAGTATCACAATGAGTAAGTACTTGCCATTTTCTTCAGTGCTATGTCTACCAAGTCCTTAATTCCCTCATCAGGATCTTCTTCGGATGGTTGCTTGAGAAGGCTGTTTTTCAGCATCTGAAACATTTCCTCTCTTGAAATGTATCCATCACCATTCAGGTCATAAACCTCAAAACAGACTTTTTGAAAGATAAAACAATTTAAAGTTCATACAAACTATATCACACACCATTAAAGCTGTCACCTATAgacagaaaatgtgaattttatgTTGTATAGCATAGCTATTGAGCCACATTTACCATATATACTActtatatatgaaatatatgtcacatttttatatatagacAAGTCGATTATTGGCTGTTTACCCTTCATAGTTAAAATCTACTTCTGatgaaataaattatcttcAGTTCACAGAAACCGAGGTAACTTAGAGATCTTAACTTCTCTAAAAGAGTCAATTTAGAATATAAATGAGGTTCTGGCTTAGAAGCCCAGTCTCCCATGGCAGGGACTACCTGTCTTTATCAAAGGGCTTTGCACCTACAAAACACATCCCAGTTATTTCAGAAGCTGGGttagaaaagtaaaggaaaaagaagaataagCTGTACTAGCACAGAAAAGAGAACTGAAGTATCCCTTAATGCAAAGAGGAAATCTCTgtaacagaatattttgaatatcTGCCTAATTTATCTTCTAATTGTTTCTATTTCTCTGGAATCAGAAATCTATGACCATAATAAACTTTATTATCCTTCACAAAACTtacttaaacaaacaaataaaactcttcagttttggaacacaagaggttttgtttgtttgtttgttttttcttgacaAAGCAAAGCCTACAGTGAAAAACAACTGGCACACACTTTGGCCAAACAAGACTGTGTGTCACCACACACTGGTATATTCTGTAGTGCTTACAGCAGGGCTGCATATTTACTGCTTGTAGTTGCACTGACATACTGAACTGCATCCTGGGCACACAACCGAGTGCTGTGACATCCCAGGCCACCTTCCACATGAATTTATTATAGAGTGCATTACGGATGGCTGATGCTGCAGCCTGGGAACTATGGAAGCTGCATGCTgtcattcttctttttctgctacACTTTTCCCTacatccatttttttcccctgcttcttAAAATTCTAGAGTTCTTGCTATTTTTTCTCATCTATCTTTCTCCATCATTACTGTGGAGGTTCTTGTGACCATCTTACAGACAGACTCAGTTTTTCCATCTTCCAAGCTGAAGAACTGCTAAAATTAACgcaactgctgctctgtccccTGCTGCTTGAGCTACATCAgcttctttcttattttgtgtGTGAATACAAAAACACGTATGCCGTCAAAACTGTGTGCTGTAGAACAAGCTTCAGTTCAAATGCTGGTTTTTGTCAGCAACAAAATAAGGTGGCAGCTGTGATAACGGCATCTTACGCAGAAAAACCTCTGTCTCAGAGAAGCCATTTCAGAACTCAGTTTCATTGGATTAAACTGTACAGAAGAAAACTCTTAAATTACCAAATACTTTACAAGAGTAACTACTGAATTATAACAAAAGCGATGTGTAATTTAATGGTCATAAATTCAATTATTATTACTAAATGCTACCATACAGATAAACCTTACATTTAGTCCTTTCGTCCAATGTCCCCCGAAGAAATATTGACAAGCCTTCCACCCATTCCACCACACTGATGTAGCTATCGTAGGCTGTATCAAATATGCGGAAGACTGGGAAGTGTATTagatacatttaaaatgtatataataGGGAAACATGACCAACAGAATATTTGCTTAAATTCAATGAAAATTTAAACTCATATTTTTACTAAAGATGTTTCTTCGCTTTCTTGGAAGTATGATTACCCTTGTCAAATCATTCTAAGTCAAAACAACTAAGGGTATTTTGCCCCTCAGTTTACTGATCTTCTACTCCAGGATCCTGCTGGGACACAaccttttgtttgatttgttgcTCTCTTGACTTAAACAACTCCAGGAAGTATGCTTCCATGCAGATGTAAATCAAATAAACCAATATTCCTTACACTAAGGCATATTTACATCTAGAAGAGGATTTTAATTACTAGGTTTTATCTCAGAAAATCTTGGAGAAAGTAATCCTGGAAACAATGCATACGAAGAAAAATAACCTTCTCCTGCCTTTCatgtatcaaaatatttttttttcttctcccttccctgaaGTAAGAAACTTTCAGTTTCGCAGCTTCACTATTCATACAGCCTGTAATAGAATACTTCAAAACCAAGATATAATTCAAAGCATCAACTAACACCTAGAATAATTCATATTTCAGAATGCTAATGTCTAAGTTTGCTACAGGAGTGGCTCTACACTCAGAGCCAAGCATTTTGGAATTGGAAAACAACAGGTTTGCTTTTGCAAATGGAAATCAGCCCCCCTGTACGtaagcattaaaataatttttaagaatgTGTCCATGTAAGGTATTTTCCAAGCAACACTTGACTTGTTGCATAAAGTGGCaacaagtttttattttatggcaTTTAAATACCAATCCTGctagagcagaggaggaagttGGTGCCTCTTGGCAGCCTGAGACTGAAAAGAGTGGCAGACTCAGGCCTCCTCCACATCCTCCTCCAGAGCCCTGTGCATCAGAGGTCATACACGGGACTTTCACAGCACCTGCAAATATGCCCATCACGTTAGGAATCCGTGAAGTCACTGTCTTTTCAAGGGGTTATTTGGCTCATTACTCTCACCTCCCAGCACTGCCCGCCTGGTCCTTTCAGTGCTGCTCACAGCACCTCTACCGCAGGAGTTACCTGCTGTACCAGACACGTTTCTGGG encodes:
- the CLXN gene encoding calaxin — its product is MSRKRLQQLTESLGRSARHFNKSEVECLIKLFDSLVAKSSSSSRLAVAGLDRNMFRDTLHSAFGMTDDMMMDRVFRIFDTAYDSYISVVEWVEGLSIFLRGTLDERTKFCFEVYDLNGDGYISREEMFQMLKNSLLKQPSEEDPDEGIKDLVDIALKKMDHDEDGKLSFADFEKAVRDENLLLEAFGPCLPDIKSSMAFEQKTFCKIRKL
- the RBM48 gene encoding RNA-binding protein 48 — translated: MAASSSSSGGGGGGPGDACRHHAQLGVCESRAKYREGRRPRAVKVYTINLESRYLLIQGVPALGVMKELVEQFALYGAIEEYHALDEYPAEQFTEVYLIKFQKLQCARVAKKKMDERSFFGSLLHVCYAPEFETVQETREKLQDRRKYIAKATNQRDCFVLKKAEGPKKTISKNSEGGCPCSMSGSQATGNWGPSCFTISHGVSHNTGHPSGNQHQSLFTLPQDDNGCAETSGYFGQNTSLTGSVHPGGRTPPTPLMQQRTVQIDNGIERFMPRTTHLQERKRKREEGNKFSLIGTNADNTEVIIGPQLPEIPKVDMDDDSLNTSATLIRSKLKEVADSVSRTSVEKPESGSAKPLVKQRRRI